The Micromonospora siamensis genome contains the following window.
CCGGCGCGCCTACCGGCGCGACGCCTTCGCCACCGCCATCTCCGGCGCCGGCTTCACCGGCGACGTCCCCTTCGACCCGGACACCCGCGGCCGCGACCTCACCCCGCTGCAACGCCAGGTGCTCGGCCTGGTCCTCGCCACCCTCAGCGGGCCCAAGCTGATCGTCGCCGACGACGTGGACAGCGGCTCCGACGCCCCCGAACGGGCCTGGCTCTGGGCCGCGATGGCCCGCCTCGCCGAACAGGGGTACGCCGTCGTGGCCAGCGCCCGCGCCGTCGAACCCGGCAGCCCGGCGATCGAACACCGCCTCGCCGACCCGGCGGACGTCCCCGCCCGCCCCACCCTGATCCTGCCCCGGCCCACCCCGGCCCGCACCCCCGCGGAGGTCACCCGATGAGCGTCTTCCGCCTCGCCCGCTTCGAGCTGCGCCGGATGACCCGGGGCCGGCTGCCGCGCGCGGCGCTGGCCGTGCTCACCATCGTCCCGCTGCTCTACGGCGCCCTCTACCTCTACGCCTTCTGGGATCCCTACGGGAACCTCAACCGGATCCCGGTGGCGATGGTCGTCGCCGACCGGCCCGCCGAGGCGAGCGACGGCAGCGTCGTGCACGCCGGCCAGGACCTCGCCGACGAACTGCTGGACCGCAAGGTCTTCGGCTGGACGGTCACCGACGAGCGGGACGCCCAGGTCGGTCTGCGCGACGGCCGCTACCACCTGGTCTTCGAGATCCCGGCAGACTTCTCCGCCAGCCTCGCCGCCGGCCCCGAACCGGAGCGGGCCGCCCACCGGGGCGAACTCAAGGTGGTCAACGACGACGCCACCAACTACCTGTCCGGGCTGCTCGCCCGCTCCGCGTTCGCCGAGATCCGGGCCGCCGCCGGGGAGAGCGCCTCCGCGTCGTACTTCGAGAAGATGCTGATCGGCTTCACCGACCTCAAGGCCGAGACCGGCAAGGCCGCCGACGGCGCCGGGCAGATCCAACACGGGCTGGGTGACGCCGGGTCCGGGGCCGGGAAGATCGCCGGCGGGATCGACCAGTCCGAACAGGGCGCCGGGCAGCTCGCCGCCGGGCTGGGCAGCGCCGCCAAGGGCGCCGACGAACTGGCCGACGGCATCGGGCAGCTGCGTACCGGGGCGGCGAAGATCGCCGACGGCACCGCCCGGGCGGCCACCGAGACCAGCGCCGCCGCCAAGAAGGTCGACTCGGCGGCGAACCG
Protein-coding sequences here:
- a CDS encoding ATP-binding cassette domain-containing protein, whose amino-acid sequence is MSVVVEASGLGLRTRRGWVFRDVDLSAAEGELHAITGPPGSGRTSLLLALAGRFPVGEGRVVRHGPAALGQVAGVHEPDPALTVGEHIQERLLLLGPVPRRRRQLVPVAAVRARRAYRRDAFATAISGAGFTGDVPFDPDTRGRDLTPLQRQVLGLVLATLSGPKLIVADDVDSGSDAPERAWLWAAMARLAEQGYAVVASARAVEPGSPAIEHRLADPADVPARPTLILPRPTPARTPAEVTR